Part of the Longimicrobium sp. genome, CGCTTCTCGTTCTTTGCGGCGTTCATCCTGAGCATGGTCGGGACGGGGCTGGGGCTGTACTACGGCGTAAAGATCGCGCGCGAGCGTTTCTGACGGGCCTGGCCGGAACGACTTTGCGTGCGCCTAACGCGGGCTCCGCCACATGGCGGAGCCCGCTCGTCGTTAGCGAGGCCGGCGTGTTCCGTTGCCTCCGTTGCCCGGGGGGTTAGATTGGGCGGCTTCCAGCACCCGGCTCGCAGGCAGCCGCTCAACCCGTTCCACGCGATCACCAGCATGGCGGACAAGCACAAGAACTTCATCGGCGGCCAGTGGGTGGAGCCGTCTTCCGGCGATTACTTCGAGAACCGCAACCCCGCGAAGCAGTCGGACCTGATCGGCCTGTTCCCGCGCAGCACGCGCGAGGACCTGGACCGCGCCGTCCGCGCCGCCAAGTCGGGGTTCGAGGAGTGGCGCCGCACCCCGGCCCCCGCCCGCGGCGACGTGCTCCGCAAGGTGGGGGACCTGCTGAGCACGCGGAAGGACGAGATCGCTCGCGCGGCCACCCGTGAGATGGGCAAGACGCTCACGGAAACGCGCGGCGACGTGCAGGAGGGCATCGACACGGCCTACTACGCCGGCGTGGAGGGACGCCGCCTGTTCGGCCACACCGTGCCCTCGGAGCTGCGCAACAAGTGGGCGATGAGCTATCGCCGCCCCATCGGCGTATGCGGGCTGATCACCCCCTTCAACTTCCCGCTGGCCATCCCCACGTGGAAGATGTTCCCTGCGCTCGTCTGCGGGAACAGCGTGATCATCAAGCCGGCGGAGGACACGCCGCACACCGTGCAGCTGCTCGTCGAAGTGCTGGAAGAGGCCGGCATCCCCGCGGGCGTCGTGAACCTGGTGCACGGCCTGGGCGAGGAGATCGGCGCGGCCATCGTGGAGCACCCGGACATCCCGGTGATCTCGTTCACGGGGTCCACGGACATCGGCTCGGTGATCGGCCAGCAGTGCGGGCGCATGCACAAGCGCCTGTCGCTGGAAATGGGCGGCAAGAACGCGCAGATCGTCATGGACGACGCCGAGCTCGATCTCGCGCTGGAGGGCGTGCTGTGGGGCGCGTTCGGCACCACGGGTCAGCGGTGCACAGCCACGTCGCGCCTGCTGCTTCACGACCGCATTCACGACCAGCTGCTGGAGCGGCTGATCGAGCGCGCCAAGAAGCTGAAGCTGGGCTACGGCCTGGACGAGGGCGTCGACGTGGGCCCGCTCATCCACGAGGCCTCGCGCAA contains:
- a CDS encoding aldehyde dehydrogenase family protein is translated as MADKHKNFIGGQWVEPSSGDYFENRNPAKQSDLIGLFPRSTREDLDRAVRAAKSGFEEWRRTPAPARGDVLRKVGDLLSTRKDEIARAATREMGKTLTETRGDVQEGIDTAYYAGVEGRRLFGHTVPSELRNKWAMSYRRPIGVCGLITPFNFPLAIPTWKMFPALVCGNSVIIKPAEDTPHTVQLLVEVLEEAGIPAGVVNLVHGLGEEIGAAIVEHPDIPVISFTGSTDIGSVIGQQCGRMHKRLSLEMGGKNAQIVMDDAELDLALEGVLWGAFGTTGQRCTATSRLLLHDRIHDQLLERLIERAKKLKLGYGLDEGVDVGPLIHEASRKKVQEYVEIGKTEGTLVLGGEVPTGNGLDDGFFFQPTIFTDIKPGSRMATEEIFGPVLSVIRFSDLDEAIQINNEVKYGLSSSLYTRDTVSAFRAFQEMDNGITYVNAPTIGAEAHLPFGGVKQTGNGHREGGWEVYEFYSETKVCYLDYSGKLQRAQIDNYDASPY